DNA sequence from the Acidobacteriota bacterium genome:
ATTTGCTGATGGCCTGGGTGGAAGCGGTCAAACTGACGCCGATTCCGTTGGCTGGGCCGCTGGCGGCGGTGGCCGCTGCCGCACCCGTGCCGCTTTCGGAGGCCGCCGCCGCGCGCCGCGCCGCTGTGTTAGCGCACCTCGGCGCGGGAGGGCAACCGTGATGCTGACGCTCGCACAATTGCCCGCCGCGCCCGCCGCGCCGCTCTTCAAACGCTTCACGTCCGCCGTGGGCGAACACCTGCTAATCGTGCCGCATTCGCGCCTTTTCGATGTGCCGCCAGAGTTAGCGGCGGCCCTCGACGCGCAGACCGGCGACGCGCTCCAACTCGTCGCGGCGCTCGCGCAAACGACGGAGCGCGAAGCCGCGTTGGACGCGGTCGTCGCCCCCACGCCGCAAAGCCTCTCGCTCAACGTCAGTGCGAGTTGCAACCTGGCCTGTGCGTATTGTTATGCCGGGCAGGGCGCGTTCGCCGGCGCGCAACCGGCGCCCATGTCGTGGGACATCGCGCGCGCCGCCATTGATCGGTTGTTCGCCACCGCCGATGCGCAAGCGCCCCTGACGGTGGGCTTCCTCGGCGGCGAACCCTTCGTCAATCGCGCCTTGATTCATCAAGCGGTGACATACGCCGCCAGCGCAGGGGCGGCGCGCGGGCTGGACGTGCGCTTCGCTGTCACGACCAACGGCACGCTGTTGAATGACGCGGATGTGGCGTTGCTGCGCGCGCATCGTTTCGCGGTCACCGTCAGCGTGGACGGCGGCGCGGCCTTGCACGATGCGCAACGTCCGTTGGCGGGCGGGCAGGCGGGCAGCTTCGCGCGGCTGTGCGTGGCGTTGCGGCCCTTGCTGGACGAACCGGGGCAGGCGCTCATCGCCGCGCGCGCCACGGTCAACCGGCACGATTTCAATTTGCGCGAACGCTTCGCCGCGATTCTGGCGGCGGGCTTTCCCGAAGCAGGCTTCGCGCCTTTGCGCAACGCCGCACCGCAGGCGGGCGCGCTCGGCGACGCGGACTGGCCGCCTTACCTGGCGGCGCTGCTCGAACTGGCGCAAGCCGAGTTCGCGCGCGCGCTGCAAGGCGAAAACATCCGGCTGACCAATTTCGCCGTCGCGCTCAAACAACTGGCGCGCGGCGCGAGTTCGCCTTATCCCTGCGGCGCGGGCGGCGGTTATTTCTCGGTCGCGGCCAATGGCGACTGGTACGCCTGTCATCGCGCCATCGGCGCGGCGGCTTATCGCCTGGGCGACAACACAGGGCTGGACGCGGCGCGGCGGCAGACGTTCTTGACGGCGCGGCATGTGCACGCACAGACGGACTGTCAAACTTGCTGGGCGCGCTATCTATGCTCCGGCGGTTGTCATCAGGAAGCCGCGCAGCGGACGGCGGCCTCCTGCGACTTCGTGCGCGGCTGGCTGGAGTTTTGTTTGCGCGCTTATTGCGAGTTGAGCGCGCAGCGTCCGCAATTCTTTTCATCTTTGGAGGGACAGCAATGAGCCAACAAGACCCCATCAAATTGATTCCCCGCAATGTCGCCGCGCTGCGGCGCGGCCAAAAACCCGCAGACGCCGCCCGGCTGGTAACGGGCAATTCCGCCGCCACGCGCCTGGAATCCGGCGTGGGAAATTGCTTCCCCGGCCTGGAATGCGATCTGCGCAATCTGGAGCACCGCTTCTTTCCATTTTTGGAAGTGGAGATTGTGGGCAACACCGTCGTCATCGTCGCGGTTGAACTGGCGGGCGTGCAAAGCGCTGTCGCGGCGGGGCAATTGACGGCGGCGCAAGGCGCGCTTTATCAACTCATCGCCAACGACGCCAACAGCGCGAGCCAAACCGCTTGGAGAATCGAGCAATTGAGCGGCACGTTTGTCGGCCAACTCGGCAATCCGCCCTTCGTCCTGGCAGATTTGAACACGCCCAGCATGGGCGCTGGCCGCCGGCCACCCGATGCCTGGGCGGCCATCCGGCTGCTGGCCGAAGACACGCCCGTCACGCTTACGGTGCGGCGCGATGGCGCGGCCACCACGCAAACGCTGACCGGCAACCGCGCGCGTTACCTGGACGACAACGGCGCGCTCGCCCAGATGTTCGCGCCCGGCGAATTGACGCAGTCGCTGTGCAGCCCCTGGACACACGATTTCCGCGATTGTGGCTGTTATTACTGGGCCGCCAATCATCCAGACATCGCCAAACCGCCGTCGCTCACGCCGCCGTCCAATGTGCTGGACGCCAACGCCGATGTGCCCTGGGAACGTGTCAACCGCAATTTGACCCCCGCGCCGACCCACGCCACCGCCGCTGCGCCGGCAGAGCTGCGACACTACGAAATCAATACGCTCTGGCAGACGCTCAACTTCGTGCTGGAAGGGCGCGAGTTGCTCGGCCCCTACCAGCCGGGCGCTGTCAGCCCGGCACCGCCCTTTGCCACACAGGCGGAACTGGAAACGCAACTGCGCTATGCCGCCGGTGTCGAACTCGCCGTCATGCACGAATACCTGACGGCGGTGTTTTCGCTGAAAGTGACGGGACTGCCCGCCGCTTTGCGCGATGACGTGACGGCCGCGCGCGCCGAGCTGTTGCGCATCGCCATCGGCGAGATGCGGCACTTGCGCGCTGTCAACGACGTGTTGGCCGCACTGCCCGCCGCCGCGCCGTTCACGCCGGCTTTGCGCGTGGCGACGAGTGTGCCCGGGGTACAACCCGGCGCATTTCTCCCAGTGCAGATGCGCCCGGCGCTGCCCGCTGTGATTGATGAGTTCATCGCCATCGAGCAACCGTCACGCTCCGTGGACGGCGTTTACGCACGCATTCTGGCGACACTGGGACAATTGGGAAGCGACGAGCAAGAGCAAACCATCCGAACCATCATGGCCGAGGGCGAAGATCACTTCGAGACCTTCCAATTCATCCGGGAATGGCTCGGCAGGCACACTCCCAATGATTACTTGCGCGCGCCCAATCTGGCGCCGCCCCCCGCCGCCAATCTGCCGCACCAGACCTTGCAGCAACGTTACCGCACGCTGTTGCAATTGCTCTTCGACGGTTATCGGCTGGGGCTGCCCGCCGGTGCGCCGCAGATCAACGCGGCGCGCACGGCGATGCTCGGCCCCACCGGCTTGCAAGGCGCAGCGGAGGCGGTCGCACAAGCGGGCTTTCTGGTGGTCTTTGACGCGCTGGCCGATCCGCGGTTCGCCCCGCTTAATCACCCTTGAGGCGCTTATGTTTCATCCGGATGATTACGACGCTGTCGTGTTAGGAGCCGGGCCGGCGGGGTTATTGGCTGCGTTGGCGCTCGCGCGCACCCAGCGCACAGCGCTGCTGGCCGACCGGCTGCCTGCCGCGACCGACCCGCCGCGCGTGGAAGCAACCCCGGCGGCTTTGCTGACGCTCTTGCTGGAATTCGGCCTTCATCCGGCGGAACTCGGCGTGACGCGGCTCTATGAAGCGCGCGTGAGCGCCTGGGAAACGGCTGTGCCGACAACGCAGCCCAGCCCAGCCACGGCGCATCTCGCAAGACCGGCCTTGGAACTGGCCCTGCTGCGCCGCGCAGCCGCCGCGCCCCGGCTGGACCTCATTCAATGCCGCGTCTCAGCGCCACTCGTGCGGCAACTCAGCCAAGCCGCCAAACGCGGGGTTCGTTTGCTGGACGCCACCGGACGCCACGCGGTCACGGCCAGTACTCGCACGCAACCGTCACAGCCCTGGGGAAGCCGCAGTTTTTGGGTCTCAACCAGGGAGTGCCAAGTTGATGGCGCCTTTATGCTGGCGGCGCTGCCAGCAGGCTATGTCTATCGCCTGGGAACCACTGGCTACGCGGGCATAGGTCTCGTCGGGCGCGGCAAATTGCTGTCGGCGAACGCCCAAGAAATCCAGCCTCAACTCAGGCATTGCGGGGCGGCCTGGATTCTCGATGGACTGCCCCCGCTTGAACAAATGAGTCAGGGCAAAGCCGCTCCGGCCTCGGTGCAATGGACGGCGGGCGGCCCCGCCTGGCGGCTGGGCGATGCCGCGCTGGCCCGCGATGCCCTGTCTTCACAAGGTCTCTCTTGCGGAATCTCTGAGGCGTTGTATGCCGCAGCCAAACAGATGCCCCAAAACGACGGCCTGTTCGCCAGCCGCCAAGCTGAGCAGCGCGCTTTACATCTCCAAGGGCTCGAACAGGTGATCTCGAACTGCCATTACCGCCACCACGCGGCGTGGAGCAGTTACGCTGATTTCATTCGCAGCCACGCGGCCACCATTACGCGGCACCCCAGCATTGCGCTCAAGGACAATCGCCTCATCCACACCAATTGATTTTCCGGCTTGCCGACGCTACCCTGCGCACGCATTTTTGCTGGCAGTAAACTTCCCCCCGCCAACAGCAACGCTACATCGGCTTGCTGACATTTCCGTCAATTCAAACGCTTCTTCCTCCAACCCATTGTCCGCTTCAACGTGTGAACTATGCCGCGCCTTTCGTTGATTTTCATCAAACACTTCATGCTTGCCCTGTTCGCGCTGAGCCTCTGGTTGAGCTACAGCGAAAGACCAACCGCGACGATCATTTCCGCCCAAGCCCTGCCACCGCTCACTTACGACATTGTCTATGTGCGCGCGCCGCGTTTCGGCGACAACACCAACACCATCTGGCCCGAAGTCTCGACACCGCTGCTGCCCGAACCGAATGCCGATTTGCTGCTGCTACATCCGAATGGCAGCGAAGAAGTCCTCTTCGCCGCCGGAGCGAACGGCGCGGTGGTTGATCCATCTGTTTCGTATGACGCCCGGTCGGTGCTCTTTGCGTACTACCCAAATGTGCGCAACGTGAATACGCAACGCGCGGGGCGTGATCGCGGGCTGTCACGCGAGGGCGCGGATATTTACCGCATCGAAATCGCCAGCCGCCAGGTCACGCGGCTGACCTTTCAGGAATTCACGCCCAACACCGGCAACGGCGCAAACTTTGATTGCACACGCGCAGAAACGAATTGTCCGCAGATTGGCGTTTTCAACACCGGCCCCGCGCCGTTGCCCGATGGGCGCATCGTGTTTACCTCGACGCGCGACAACTTTGTGCCCAGCAAGATGTTCAACTCGGCCCAGCGCGTGATGCAGCTTTATGTGATGGATGGCGATGGCCGGAACGTGCAGAACATCGGCCATTTGAATCTGGCTTCGGCCCTGCATCCGTTTGTGTTGAAAGACGGGCGCATTGCGTTTACTTCGTGGGAAGACATGGGCACGCGCGACGAGCGGGCGTTTACGCTGTGGACGATCTGGCCGGATGGTTCGCGCTTTGAGCCGTTCTCAGGCTTCGGCGATACGCACTTTGCGCATCATTTCATGACGCAACTCTCGAACGGCGACATCGCCGTCTGCCGTTACTACAATTTCAACACCAACGGCTTTGGCGAGTTGTATCGCTTCCCCGTCGCACCCGACAGCGCGGCGCTCTTTCAACCGATCCCCAACGACAGCGCGGCGGTAGACGAGATTCCGTTGAAGCGCGTCGGCTACACGCGGCTGACGCCCTTCACCGATGCCGAAGACTTCCCCGCCCCGTGCCGCGTCGGCGATCCGATCTATCCGCCCGTGCCTTGTCCGAACGGGAATGCGAACCGCGTCGGCAAATTCACCCTGCCGTCCGCCGCGCCCAACAATGAGTTGCTGCTGGTTTACACGCGCGGCGCGGCCAATCACAACGGCATTTACGTCAATCAAGGCTTGGACACGCCCTATTACGACGGCGGGATTTATCGCATGCGCGGCGATCAGGTGTTGCCACGGCCTGAAGATTTGCTGCTGGTCAAAAACAGCCCGCAATACAACGAACAATGGCCGCGTGCCGTCGTGCCCTACAAACAAGTCTACGGTGTAGACGCGCCCGCCACTCTGCCCGACCTCAAAAACGACGGTGCGCTTGACGCCCGCTTGCCCGAAGGCACGCCGCTCGCCCTCGTCGGCTCGTCCTCGCTGATTTCGCGCGACACGCGCCCCTTCAAAGGCGACCGCTTTTACTGGCACGAAAACTTTGGCGACCGCAACTGGCTTCAGCAAGGCGCAGACGCGGGCGTGTACAGCGACAATGACATTTACGCCGTGCGCATTCTGGCAATGCAGCCGATCACCGACCGCAGCTATCCCAACG
Encoded proteins:
- a CDS encoding SPASM domain-containing protein, whose product is MLTLAQLPAAPAAPLFKRFTSAVGEHLLIVPHSRLFDVPPELAAALDAQTGDALQLVAALAQTTEREAALDAVVAPTPQSLSLNVSASCNLACAYCYAGQGAFAGAQPAPMSWDIARAAIDRLFATADAQAPLTVGFLGGEPFVNRALIHQAVTYAASAGAARGLDVRFAVTTNGTLLNDADVALLRAHRFAVTVSVDGGAALHDAQRPLAGGQAGSFARLCVALRPLLDEPGQALIAARATVNRHDFNLRERFAAILAAGFPEAGFAPLRNAAPQAGALGDADWPPYLAALLELAQAEFARALQGENIRLTNFAVALKQLARGASSPYPCGAGGGYFSVAANGDWYACHRAIGAAAYRLGDNTGLDAARRQTFLTARHVHAQTDCQTCWARYLCSGGCHQEAAQRTAASCDFVRGWLEFCLRAYCELSAQRPQFFSSLEGQQ